gggaagtcaggagaaccaatatacacagtcagttaggacagcaaaggctagctttttcaaactgaaatttgcatcctgcagcactaattccaaaaactTTTGGGACTCtgtaaagtcaatggagaataagagcacctcctcccagctgcccactgcactgagacttggaaacactgttaccaccgataaatccacaataatcgagaatttcaataagcatttttctacggctggtcatgctttccacctggctacccctaccccggccaacagctctgcaccaccTGCTGCAACTGGCCCaaccccccctgcttctccttcacccaaatccagacagttgATGTTTTGTAAGAGCTGcgaaatctggatccctacaaatcagctgggctagacaatctggaccatctCTTCCTGAAatgatctgccgccattgttgcaacccctattactagtctgttcaacctctctttcatatcgtctgagattcctccccctcttcactttagacccaaactgttacagaccaataaccatcctgccctgcctttctaaagtctttgagagccaagtgaacaaacagatcactgaccatttagaatcccaccgtaccttatacgctatgcaatccggtttccgagctggtcatgggtgcacctcagtcacgctcaaggtcctaaacaatattataaccaccattgataagagacaatactgtgcagctgtgttcatcgacctagccaaggctttcgactcttgtcaatcaccacattcttatcggcagactcaacagccttggtttctctaatgactgtctcgtctggttcaccaactacttctcagatagagttcagtgtgtaaaatcggagggcctgttgtccggacctctggcagtctctatgggggtgccacagggttcaattctcgggccgactcttttctctgtatatgtcaatgatgtcactcttgctgcgggtgattctttgatccacctgctatgcagacgacaccattctgtatacatctggcctttctttggacactgtgttaacaaatctccaaacgagcttcaacgccatacaactctccttccgtggccgccaactgctcttaaaagcaagtaaaacaaaatgcatgctcttcaaccgatcgctgcccgcacccacctgcCCGTCCattatcactactctggacagttctgacttaaaatatgtggacaactacaaatacttaggtgtctggttagactgtaaactctccttccagactcatattaaatatctccaatacaaaattaaatctagaatcagcatcctatttcacaacaaagcatccttcactcatgctgccaaacatatctttgtaaaactgactatcctaccgatccttgacttcggcaatgtcatttacaaaatagccttcaacactctactcagcaaactggatgcagtctatcacagtaccatccgttttgtcaccatagCCCCATGTACTACCCATCACtctgacctgtatgctctcgttggctggtcctcgctacttatttgtcgccaaacctactggctccaggtcatctataagtctttgctaggtaaacccccgccttatctcagctcactggtcaccatagcagcacccacacgtagcacgcgctccaccaggtatatttcactggtcacccccatagccaattcatcctttggccgcctttccttccagttatctgctgccaatgactggaacaaactgcaaaaatcactgaagctggagactcatatctccctcactagctttatgcACCAACTgtcggagcagctcacagatcactgcacctgtatgtagcccatctgtaaatagcccatccaactacctcatccccatactgttatttatttgattttgctcctttgcaccccagtatctctacttgcacacccatcttctgcacatttatcactccagtgtttaattgctatattgtaattatttagccactatggcctattcattgccttacctcccttatcctacctcatttatacacactgtatatagactttttctattgtattattgactgtatatttgttattccatgtgtaactctgtgttgtttatgtCGCACTGCTTGCTTTAACCTTGGCCAGGTtactgttgtaaatgagaacttgttctcaactagcctacctgtttaaataaaggtgaaaaaatttaaataaaaaagagcagtggttcccaactagGGActtgagggggtacttcaggggtactccgggcagagcaaaattcagttggtggtacagtaagcaaaaaaggttgggaaccactgaactACCTTTAGAGAGAGGGTACCTTCAGAGAGTTAGATACAAGCCAGTAAGCAAATAAGCAAAGTTCACACACACCTTAACTCAAAGTTCTTTATGCATTGAGCAAAGGTTTCAGCACACGCCTATTATAGACAGAAGGCACAAACATGACTTTACCAGGGGTCAACAAGTTGAGCCAGGAGAGTATAGATGGTGGATTAGAGTTAGCCATCCACACCGTTACGAAGTAGCTTACATTAGTGAATATGTTGTGAAAATGACCACATAACTTAGTCCTCAAATCAGGGTATTTTATTTCCCCAactttgtgtgtatgtttttatgCAACATCTTACATTCAAATAGGATGTAAAGTAAATTCTATTCATGGATAGAATAGATTTCTGTTTCTAGACAACTTTAACCCTGTAAATACAGTGCCTTACTTTCAAACAACATTCAGACCCAGACAGAGTTGTGAAAACCCCCTAAAAACAATCCTCATATTTCCCTGACTGACACAGGGAGTCGAGGGTGAGGTACAGAATGGAGCACCTCAAGAGGTTTAAAGCACATTTGTGTTATATTTCCTAACAGCAAGACTAAGTCTTTAGCCTACAATTCACCATAAAATCTGGACAGTGTGAGTAATATCTCTTCTGAGGCAACATggcattaaagggatagttcacaattttttgtgtattttcaaCTTCCCTACAGTGTTACCTAGGGTGTCCAGGTTCTTCCCTaggtaagtaaaaaataagataCAATTTCCAGAAGTGAACTTTCCCTTTAAAAAATGTGTTGGTCATCATAAGAACAAGGCAGTCTTATAAAGGTTGTGTTCCCCTGTTCAgacattgcatgcatcaaccaatggttgcgtgccacgtcataGACTGTGCAGTCAGGCACCAGATTGCTAtgacatatgatgtggttagctgatatgtaaaatacttatccaggcattgtaagatctgaCATGCGTCAGCAATGTCTGAGTAGGGAACAGAACCTTTATGACTACCGTTTGTCATCACTTTTAAACGTTAACCCTTTATACTGACCTTGCCATGACCGCACAAAGaatagaaaaaaattataataatatatatatacatacacactgcaCAGTCATATCGGGAGAGTATATTCACTTGGTCAGTTGAAAAGTGAAAACACAACTtttaaaaatacaacaaaattgCACAGGTATAAACACTTCAAAGTTCAattgtaataataaaaaaatccataTGAGGTGGCAAATTTGTACAATTATTTTGGTGTTCAGCATTCACTTGCTAATTGAACTTCAACAATTAAAAAACGATTATAATTTGGAAAATCAGCTAATTAATTCATAGCACTTGATTATAAATGTCACACCTTTTTCTTTGTTTACTTAACAAAGAATATGAAAAGGAAACCCATGAATTCGCGATGGTGAATATTATATTTGTATATAATGGTTTATATTTGTTTTAGCTTTGGTCGGGAGATGTGGAAACATGAAAGTAACTGCTCCTTGATAAATCTGAAATGACAGCGCTTTAAAAGCATAGCTTCATGTCTCTGGTCAGTGTCCAAGTTGCGTGCATGCAAACGGGTGTTCCTGGGCAGACAGCCTGCTACTGTGTGTGTACAAACGGGTGTTCCTGGGCAGACAGCCTGCTACTGTGTGTGTACAAACGGTGTTCCTGGGCAGACAGCCTGCTACTGTGTGTGTACAAACGGGTGTTCCTGGCAGACAAAGCCTGCTACTGTTCGTGGTGACAAACGGTGTTTCCTGGGCAGACAGCCTCTACTGTGTGTGTACAAACGGGTGTTCCTGGGCAGACAGCCTGCTACTGTGTGTTGTACAAACGGGTGTCCTGGGCAGACAGCCTGCTACTGTGTGTGTACAAACGGGTGTTCCTGGGCAGACAGCCTGCTACTGTGTGTGTACAAACGGGTGTTCCTGGGCAGACAGGCTCTTACTGTGTGTGTACAAACGGGTGTTCCTGGGCAGACAGCCTGCTACTGTGTGTGTACAAATGTTTGTTCTTGGGCAGACAGCCTGCAACTGGAACAAACCATCCTCGTCCTCCCCTTTTTCTGAGTCTACTTGGTGTGGTCCTGTACCCACTGGCAGAGCCTAAGGCAGTAAGAGGTGGGGCTGACGGTGGAGAAGGCCTGCCCTGGGTGCCGCAGTCTCTTCCACCAATGCTCCAGCCTCTTCTTGAAGCTGTAGACAGTGAAGATGTCAATGATGCCCACAAAGTAGCGATGCTCCGGTCCGTCAATGACGTGTAGCGGGTTCTTGAAGTTGGGCAGCAGCCGGCGGTTCTGGGCCTGGAAGTCCCTGAGCACCATCGAATCTGTGACCGACCCGGCCGGCTGCTCAGTACAGGTTCTCCCGGAAAGGGCACTGCCCGGGTCACTTGCTCCCCGTGACTCGGCAATGCTGCAACTTCCTGTCCCGCCATCCATCTCTGACACCAACAGCGTGGAGTCTTCCTCTGGGACCACCCCTGGAACAGTGGGCATGCCCGCATGGGTGGGGCTTGAGCCAGTGATCACTGACCTGAGAGGTAAAGCGGAGAGGGGGTAACCAGAGTTAATAGAAACCAACAACCATCTGAAAAGGTTAAAGAGGAGAGGGGTAACCAGAGTTAATAGAAACCAACAGCCATCGAAAAGGttaaagaggagagggggtaacCAGAGTTAATAGAAACCAACAGCCATCTGAAAAGGttaaagaggagagggggtaacCAGAGTTAATAGAAACCAACAGCCATCTGAAAAGGttaaagaggagagggggtaatCAGAGTTAATATAAACCAACAGCCATCTGAAAAGGttaaagaggagagggggtaatCAGAGTTAATAGAAACCACAAACCATCTGAAAAGgttaaagaggagagagggtaaccAGAGTTAATAGGAAACCAAACAACCATCTGAAAAGGttaaagaggagagggggtaacCAGAGTTAATAGAAACCAACAGCCATCTGAAAAGGttaaagaggagagggggtaaacatcaagaaagaatgaaagaaaaatacaatttccaCCCACTTTTTTGTGCGCATGATAAGGGTGGCAAAGGAGAGGCCCTGGTGGCGTTCGTCTTGGTGCAGGGGCTGATGGCCCACCAGGAGGCTGTAGTCCAGCACGTTGAGTCTCTGCAAGAACGACGTGTCAATCTCCACCTGCCGGAGCAGCCACGGCCGCTGCTGGTCTATCAGCACAAGCATATATATGAAATAACTGCATGTACCACTTACTACCTGTTACAGTGTAATAATATGGGTTATTAAAATGGATGTTACTCTGCTATAAGCATGACCAGACTGGCCTATCTCAATTACTACAATATACCTGTAACGTCTTTTTTGTCATTGTAGTCAGTCATCTGGTACACATATGTGACATAACGCTTGCTGTAACATACTATGACAGGATTCGTTCCTCTTACCCAGAGTGATATACTGGCCCTTGAAGTTCAAGTCCTTGAGGACAACAATAACCTGGCTACCCTCAGGGGCTGGGTCTGTCCACCGGCTCACCTCACAACCCTTGATGTCATACCTGTAACAAAAGACAACAGAGAACAAAGTCAGTATAACAGTATTGCTACCAGAGCCTGTAATATAGTCCCTACTCCAGACTTTTTGGTTTAACTCTGAAACAGGCTTACCTGGCATTGATTCGATCGtcaggataaaaaacactctgcaTTACAATAAAGTACTTCTGTGAAAAGGGTAAGACAAGGCATGAACAAAGTTGTAGATAATTACACACACTATGCCTATGAATAACAATCTATAATCAGTCTGTACCTTCCTCCTATGGGAAATGTTTATCCTGTGGACACCTTGAAAACAAACCGAAAGTCAGTCAAATACAAAGCTATGGTAGCTAAGAGAACTACAAACAGATACAAAGATTTTCCATGAGATGAGAGTCCATCCTGTTAGTCTTACCTAAGAACTTGACCAGCAGTGAATGGGGATACTTCTCTAAGTGCTCCATGTAGATTCTCAGATTGGACAAGAGGAATTTCACCTCTCTCTTATTCTGGGTCTTCAGGAAAAAACACTTATCGTTCCtggaagagaaagacagatgcAGAGAtcaggcccagaacagagcggcacattttgctcttaattgtaatcagagggctgatataaatactatgcatgccagtctctcttggctaagaggtgaggagagactgactgcatcacttcttctttttataagaaacattaatgtgttgaaaatcccaaattgtttgcatagtcaacttacacacagctctgacgcACACACTTattccaccagacatgccaccaggggtcttttcacagtccccaaatccagaacaaattaaaGAAAGCTTACACTATTATACAGAGCCCTTCTTGCATGGAAcgtccttccatctcatattgctcaaataaacagcaaacctgattttaaaaaacagataaagcaacacctcgcggcacaacacatctcccctatttgacctagatagtttatgtgtatgtactgatatgtaggctacgtgtgcctttaatttttttttatacagttcggtccttgagctgttcttgtctatttatgttctgtattatgtcattctgtattatgtttcatgttttgtgtggaccccaggaagagtagctgctgcttttgcaacagctaatggggttcCATAATAAAATCCCAAAATAGGAGTAACAAAGGAACTTTTCTATATTTCCACTATTGCTGTATGTCTATGTGTGGTGAGAGAGATATACACTAGCAGGAAAGGGAGAGATGACGAGAGGAGTAGAATATGCTTACGCACGTCAGAAAGAAGTCAGCCTTGCTTTTGGAGTTGCTGATGAACTGCAGGTATGAGCCATCggaggagagagagtgctgaTACTCCTTTTCTGTCATCCCCAGGGAGCGACGCAAGCTGGCAAACACTGGCCCTGCAAACGTCTCCATTTTAAAGtcctacacagagagagggagagagagagagagagagagagagagagagagagatattttgaGTTCAGATCTGATTggtatcatcagcaaacagtaatgAAAATAAGGTGATAGATACAGCAGCAAGGTCATGGATGTAGGTCAGAAACAACCAGCCCAAGAATAGATCCTTGAGGAACTCCACAAGATATCTTGGCTCTATTAGATACCTGCTGTTTGCATAGACAAACTCCTCGTATCagtaagagatagagagaggagagagagttttgGAAATCAGCATACCTTATGTATTTGAGTGAGCTCCAATCTGTAATCATCTTCTGACAATTCATcctatgattaaaaaaaagaaagaaaacggaATAATGGTTACCTGTAACATATACCAATTAtgcaaagcaataaacatttccaAGTGGTCTATAATCACTGTGGGTCAGATATATCTAACATTTTGCATTCTAAAAAGAAggcatttgttttgttttcactattttaaatgtgtatgttctacacagatacatttttaaatatgaaAAAAAGACAACAGCAATGACAGTacaccaacaacaaaaatgtacagataCCTTTCCTGTTGAACTCCTCTCAACTTTTCATGAAATCTAAACATTGCGACACAAAATTAGCTAACACGCTACAAGAGGTGGAtcaacagggtgtgtgtgtgtgtaagataaTACGTGAGTAAGAGACAACAGACTGGACATTCATGTATCACACTGCTGAGTCAGCAGGCTccatttgaatgtgtgtgtgtgtgtgtgtgtgtgtgtgtgtgcgtgcgtgcgtgcgtgcgagtgagtgagtgagaaaaagaaaaaaaacgtattcAGCAGCATAGGATCCGGCACAGCAACCAAACGCCAATGTAAAATGGTTTCTGCAAATAAGTTCTCATGATTACACCCAAATCCAAGTCCCACTTGGCTCTAATATATATCAGCCTGGTcgcagagcatttcgtattattctgtacatacattttttaactagacaagtcagttaagaacaaattcttatttacaatgatggcctacttgtTAAGCCCCTCCGGCCAAACCGTCCCctagcccggacgacgctgggccaattgtgcaccgctatatgggactcccaatcacggccggttgtgatacagcccgggatcgaacccgggtctgtagtgacgcctctagcactgcgatgcagtgccttagacacctGCGCCACTCGGATGGCCATAATATTATATGTTATGATATATTACGTTATGTTTGCTATGGTTACATTAAACAGATGATTACTTAAGCCAAAGGTTGAGAATTctaatctcatcacagacaactttagcatttgaaCTAATTAGCaatttttcaactacttactactttttagctactttgcatgttagctaacccttcccctgaccttaacccttttagctaacccttcccctaaccttaaccctttaacctaactcctacatttttatttaaccctaaGTCCTagcctagttaacgttagccacctcTCTAGAATTCATggcatattgtatgttttgcataTTCGTAAcataattcgtaacatatcataccaaatggatgatggacatccacaaatgaatacatgccATACgaaaagtaacatatcatactaaatggggtGTCTCGGTttttacttacagaataatacaaaatgctctgagatcaGGTTGCTAATATAATCCTGTTTTGTCCCCCCCTACATTGTAGGGACAACAACAGTGTTTGTCAGTTAAACAAAGCAAATGCACAAGCTACTAATAGCCACCTCCCCTAGCTCAGCCAAATACTCTGTTTCAAACCGGATACTGACCAACTTTCCATCTGACCTTGGTGCTGATGACTTTTGGTCGATCTGAGGGCACCGGATGGGTGAAAGCAATATGGTAACACCTTCTCAGATCCGCAAGGGCAAGTCATCAGAGCAAATAGTAGGGAGCAGGTTTCAAAATTGGGCATACGTCTTAAACAAAACGATTGTTGCAGAGAAGGTGCCATTGTAGCTAGTAGTAAGCTAACAAGCGGCTAACAAACTATGAGAACCATAACAGTTTGAGCCTTTCTTATTGGAAAAGTCCAGGTAATCACTCCCTGTTCcagtccattttcttccgtttgctgcctaatgaacatgacccagggtgCTTCTGTATGGGGCCTTAAGCCATGAGTAATAGAGGTGGATGGAGCATGGCTCTATCTGATGAGCTCCTTTTGTTCATGTTACATCCCCACCCCTGTTGACCTTCTCATGGTCCTCTGGGCGAACTTGATGGGTGATGGAGGTGGAGTGAGTCAATAGTTACCCTCCACCAGGAAATCAAAATGTATCCAGTTTATAACCAAACATGAAAATGTTCACAATGGCATATGAcaggtgtatgtatgtatattgttGTTTGTTTGGACCATTTAAAAGGTATTTTTGACTAGTTTCAGACCACTGTACATGGTTATGCACACTGACAACACCATGCCCAGATCAAACTGTCTATCCCTTGTGAGCCTTGTAAAACATCTTAATCTACCATGTGTTTGCACTGGGTGTGACGTTTGTAAAATACCTGTACACAGGGCATTAAACACAAAGGGTTAAAAACAAGGTGTAAGTGAAGACAGTCTCGTGTTCTAAGTTTGTTTTAAGTGTTCTATCCTCCACTGAAATAAACAGGTCAGATTTTTAACGTGGTGCAAACATGCTTAGTAAAATTTACTTAGAATACTTGCACCACACCTAATGTGACCCGTGGTTGGTGCTCACCGGTGGTGGGTTGTCGATGGTGGTCTGCACGGCTGCAGAGAGGCCTTCCTTCATCATAGAGGTGAGGCTGTAGAACTCGTGCTGCTGGTCAATCTCAAACAGGCCCAGTAGCTTCCACTGCTGCCTCAGGCCCCCCCACATCGTCCTCTTCACTGTCCCAGTCCTCCGCGTCACCCCCACCGGACCCCCAGACATCTCCATCTGGGGtggggatgacacacacacaccagaatgaGTGTTCAAGCACCAGCACTTGCAACCATCTCTACAAAATGCCACATCACTAAAAGGGCTGTTTGTCTCCATTAAAATGTAATGCCATTTACAAAAAAAGACAACTACGCAGGTAAGACCAGTTGGACCACGCAAGTTGGTCTTCTTATCGATTGACGTGTGGTAACTCATTGCTGGGCAAACCAGAGGTTGAAAATAACAGTTGTGTCGTAGAGAGACCTGGGCTGCCTGTGGCATGCAGA
This portion of the Salvelinus sp. IW2-2015 linkage group LG4q.1:29, ASM291031v2, whole genome shotgun sequence genome encodes:
- the LOC111961887 gene encoding phosphatidylinositol 4-phosphate 5-kinase-like protein 1 isoform X1 is translated as MPQAAQVSLRHNCYFQPLVCPAMSYHTSIDKKTNLRGPTGLTCVVVFFCKWHYILMETNSPFSDVAFCRDGCKCWCLNTHSGVCVSSPPQMEMSGGPVGVTRRTGTVKRTMWGGLRQQWKLLGLFEIDQQHEFYSLTSMMKEGLSAAVQTTIDNPPPDELSEDDYRLELTQIHKDFKMETFAGPVFASLRRSLGMTEKEYQHSLSSDGSYLQFISNSKSKADFFLTNDKCFFLKTQNKREVKFLLSNLRIYMEHLEKYPHSLLVKFLGVHRINISHRRKKYFIVMQSVFYPDDRINARYDIKGCEVSRWTDPAPEGSQVIVVLKDLNFKGQYITLDQQRPWLLRQVEIDTSFLQRLNVLDYSLLVGHQPLHQDERHQGLSFATLIMRTKKSVITGSSPTHAGMPTVPGVVPEEDSTLLVSEMDGGTGSCSIAESRGASDPGSALSGRTCTEQPAGSVTDSMVLRDFQAQNRRLLPNFKNPLHVIDGPEHRYFVGIIDIFTVYSFKKRLEHWWKRLRHPGQAFSTVSPTSYCLRLCQWVQDHTK
- the LOC111961887 gene encoding phosphatidylinositol 4-phosphate 5-kinase-like protein 1 isoform X2, with translation MEHLEKYPHSLLVKFLGVHRINISHRRKKYFIVMQSVFYPDDRINARYDIKGCEVSRWTDPAPEGSQVIVVLKDLNFKGQYITLDQQRPWLLRQVEIDTSFLQRLNVLDYSLLVGHQPLHQDERHQGLSFATLIMRTKKSVITGSSPTHAGMPTVPGVVPEEDSTLLVSEMDGGTGSCSIAESRGASDPGSALSGRTCTEQPAGSVTDSMVLRDFQAQNRRLLPNFKNPLHVIDGPEHRYFVGIIDIFTVYSFKKRLEHWWKRLRHPGQAFSTVSPTSYCLRLCQWVQDHTK